One region of Flavobacterium sp. GSB-24 genomic DNA includes:
- the dnaE gene encoding DNA polymerase III subunit alpha: MYLIFDTETTGLPKRWDAPITDSDNWPRCIQIAWQLHDEMGQLIEHQDYLVKPEGFNIPYDAERIHGISTELAEADGISLAEVLEKFNIALSKTKFIVGQNLGFDVNIMGAEFHRMGVDSPMGTMPVLDTCTEVTASLLQLPGGRGGKFKLPTLTELHSYLFNQPFAEAHNATADVEATTRCFLELVRREVFTKEELDVPKEYFKEFQDRNPQEFKLIGLKHINLKAASEKVREQIKALQVDDTPTVVSESDKADFKAAKFAHLHNHTQFSVLQSTIGIGNIVAAAAKNGMPAVAMTDTGNMMGAFHFVSAVMNHNKAASGKNKALVEAGEEPTETEVKPIVGCEFNICENHLDKSKKDNGYQVVLLAKNKAGYHNLAKMASIAYTEGFYYVPRIDRKIVEQYKADIMVLSGNLYGEIPSKILNIGENQAEEALIWWKEQFGEDFYLEVMRHNQEDENRVNKTLIEFSQKHNVKLIATNNTYYLNKEDANAHDILLCVKDGEKQATPIGRGRGYRYGLPNQEYYFKSEEEMKKLFADLPEAIINIQEIIDKVEGYSLYRDVLLPKFDIPEEFMVPEDEADGGVRGENKYLRHLTMEGAKRRYGEITESIQERLDFELLTISNSGYPGYFLIVQDFIAEARKMDVSVGPGRGSAAGSAVAYCLGITNIDPIKYDLLFERFLNPDRVSMPDIDIDFDDEGRGRVMDYVINKYGQKQVAQIITYGKMATKSAIRDTARVLDLPLFEADRIAKLIPGMMPSKWNLARFISESEEEVKKALRSDEFDNVKELIAIANEDDLAGETIQQAKILEGSMRNTGIHACGVIITPSDITNYVPVTTAKDSDLYVTQFDNSVAESAGLLKMDFLGLKTLTLIKDTVKLVKYRTGIDLDPDNFPIDDEETYALFQRGETVGIFQYESPGMQKYMKDLKPTVFGDLIAMNALYRPGPLEYIPSFVRRKNGDEEIKYDLDACAEYLSETYGITVYQEQVMLLSQSLAGFTKGEADVLRKAMGKKQKDVLDKMKPKFVEQAAAKGHDAKILEKIWKDWEAFASYAFNKSHSTCYAWIAYQTAYLKAHYPAEYMAAVLSNNMNDIKQVSFFMEECKRMGLQVLGPCVNESYYKFTVNDEYAVRFGMGAIKGVGSGAVETIVANRKDGRYKSIFDLAKRIDLRAANKKAIENLALAGGFDSFEGTTRAQYFHDDGDGITFYEKAMRYGSKFQENENSSQVSLFGETSEVQIAEPVVPPCEDWSTMEKLAKEKEVVGIYISGHPLDDFRFEMKYFCNARLEALKSMNEYVGKNLNFAGIINNVQHRVAKNGKGWAVFNLEGYDESYEFKIFGEEYLKFRHFLIQNNFAYIKILIKDGWVNHDTGKKSEPRMQFVEIRQLQDILEAFAKKLIVLLNIKDIQAEFIHKLSHLFNENKGDNSVTFEIMELEKIKRLVEVETPTDFEPDDAVFEDENENEDEVLESTKVQEVNEVEEIKVVTKLTMPSRRLKVRISTELLQELEKMQINFKLN; the protein is encoded by the coding sequence ATGTATTTAATATTCGATACCGAAACAACCGGATTACCAAAACGATGGGATGCCCCGATAACCGATTCTGATAACTGGCCCCGCTGTATACAGATCGCTTGGCAGCTTCATGACGAAATGGGACAGCTTATTGAGCATCAGGATTATTTGGTAAAACCAGAAGGATTTAATATTCCGTATGATGCCGAACGTATTCACGGAATCTCGACTGAATTGGCTGAAGCCGATGGAATCTCTTTGGCCGAAGTTTTAGAAAAATTCAACATCGCTTTAAGCAAAACCAAATTTATCGTTGGTCAGAATTTAGGTTTCGACGTTAATATTATGGGAGCTGAATTTCATAGAATGGGCGTGGATTCTCCTATGGGTACAATGCCGGTTTTAGATACTTGTACAGAAGTTACGGCTTCGTTATTGCAGCTTCCTGGAGGTCGTGGAGGAAAATTCAAACTTCCAACCTTAACAGAATTACACAGTTATCTTTTCAATCAGCCATTCGCGGAAGCGCACAACGCAACTGCCGACGTTGAGGCAACTACGCGTTGTTTCTTGGAATTGGTAAGAAGAGAAGTTTTTACCAAAGAAGAATTAGACGTTCCGAAGGAATATTTCAAAGAATTTCAAGATAGAAATCCGCAGGAATTTAAACTGATTGGTTTAAAGCATATCAATTTAAAAGCGGCTTCTGAAAAAGTTAGGGAACAAATCAAAGCTTTACAAGTTGATGATACTCCAACTGTAGTTTCAGAATCTGATAAAGCAGATTTTAAAGCAGCAAAATTTGCTCATTTACACAATCATACACAGTTTTCGGTTCTGCAGTCCACTATCGGAATCGGAAATATTGTTGCGGCTGCAGCCAAAAACGGAATGCCTGCAGTTGCCATGACGGATACCGGAAACATGATGGGAGCTTTTCACTTTGTGAGCGCCGTTATGAACCATAACAAAGCAGCATCTGGAAAAAACAAAGCTCTGGTTGAAGCGGGAGAAGAGCCAACAGAAACTGAGGTAAAACCAATTGTTGGCTGTGAATTTAATATCTGTGAAAATCATTTAGATAAAAGCAAAAAAGACAACGGTTATCAGGTTGTTTTACTGGCGAAAAATAAAGCTGGTTACCATAATCTGGCGAAAATGGCTTCGATTGCTTACACGGAGGGATTTTATTATGTTCCGAGAATTGACCGAAAAATTGTGGAGCAATATAAAGCAGATATCATGGTCTTGTCTGGGAATTTATACGGAGAAATTCCGAGTAAAATCTTGAATATTGGTGAAAATCAAGCAGAAGAAGCTTTAATTTGGTGGAAAGAACAATTTGGCGAAGATTTCTATTTAGAGGTAATGCGCCACAATCAGGAAGATGAAAATCGCGTAAACAAAACCCTGATTGAGTTTTCACAAAAGCATAATGTCAAATTAATTGCGACCAACAATACTTATTATTTAAACAAAGAAGATGCCAATGCCCACGATATTTTACTTTGTGTAAAAGACGGTGAAAAGCAGGCAACACCTATTGGACGCGGTCGAGGATATCGCTACGGACTTCCAAATCAGGAATATTATTTCAAGTCGGAAGAAGAGATGAAAAAACTCTTTGCCGATTTGCCAGAAGCGATTATCAATATTCAGGAAATTATAGATAAGGTTGAAGGATATTCTCTTTATCGAGATGTATTGCTTCCGAAATTTGATATTCCAGAAGAATTTATGGTTCCCGAAGATGAAGCAGACGGCGGTGTTAGAGGTGAAAATAAATACCTGCGACACCTTACTATGGAAGGTGCCAAAAGAAGATATGGCGAAATTACAGAATCGATTCAAGAACGTTTGGATTTTGAATTATTAACGATTTCGAATTCTGGATATCCAGGTTACTTTTTGATCGTACAGGATTTCATCGCCGAAGCCAGAAAAATGGACGTATCGGTAGGGCCAGGTCGTGGATCTGCAGCGGGTTCTGCCGTTGCGTACTGCCTCGGAATCACCAATATTGACCCTATTAAATACGACTTACTTTTTGAGCGTTTCCTTAATCCTGACCGTGTATCGATGCCCGATATTGATATCGATTTTGATGACGAGGGTCGTGGACGTGTAATGGATTACGTAATCAATAAATACGGACAAAAACAGGTGGCGCAGATTATCACTTATGGTAAAATGGCAACCAAATCGGCAATTCGTGATACCGCTCGTGTACTGGATTTACCTTTGTTCGAAGCCGACAGAATTGCCAAACTGATTCCGGGAATGATGCCGTCAAAATGGAATTTGGCACGTTTTATTTCTGAAAGTGAAGAAGAGGTAAAAAAAGCACTTCGTTCTGACGAATTTGATAATGTAAAAGAATTAATCGCGATTGCCAATGAAGATGATTTGGCAGGAGAAACCATTCAGCAGGCAAAAATCCTGGAAGGATCAATGCGTAATACTGGAATTCACGCCTGCGGGGTAATCATTACGCCGTCGGATATTACGAATTATGTTCCCGTTACTACCGCAAAAGATTCTGATTTATATGTAACCCAGTTTGATAACTCGGTTGCAGAAAGTGCCGGGCTGCTTAAAATGGACTTCTTGGGTCTGAAGACCCTTACGCTGATAAAAGATACCGTTAAACTGGTAAAATATAGAACAGGAATTGATTTAGATCCAGATAATTTCCCGATTGATGATGAAGAAACGTATGCGCTTTTCCAAAGAGGTGAAACGGTAGGTATTTTCCAATACGAGTCACCTGGAATGCAGAAATACATGAAAGATCTGAAACCAACAGTTTTTGGAGATTTAATTGCGATGAATGCACTTTATCGTCCAGGACCTTTGGAGTATATTCCGTCTTTCGTTCGAAGAAAAAATGGTGACGAAGAAATTAAATACGACTTAGATGCCTGTGCCGAATATTTGTCTGAAACCTACGGAATTACGGTTTATCAAGAGCAGGTAATGCTTTTGTCTCAGTCTTTGGCAGGATTTACAAAGGGTGAGGCCGACGTTTTGCGTAAAGCGATGGGTAAGAAACAAAAAGACGTACTAGATAAAATGAAGCCGAAGTTTGTGGAACAAGCTGCTGCTAAAGGTCACGATGCTAAAATTCTAGAGAAAATCTGGAAAGACTGGGAAGCTTTTGCGAGTTACGCCTTCAACAAATCGCACTCGACTTGTTATGCTTGGATTGCGTATCAAACGGCTTATTTGAAAGCGCATTATCCTGCAGAATATATGGCAGCGGTACTTTCGAATAATATGAATGATATTAAACAAGTGTCATTTTTCATGGAAGAATGTAAGCGTATGGGATTACAGGTTTTGGGTCCCTGTGTAAATGAATCGTATTATAAATTTACGGTAAATGATGAATATGCTGTTCGTTTCGGAATGGGAGCGATTAAAGGTGTTGGTTCTGGAGCCGTTGAAACTATTGTAGCCAACAGAAAAGACGGAAGATACAAATCGATTTTTGATTTGGCGAAGCGAATTGATTTGCGTGCTGCCAATAAAAAAGCGATTGAGAATTTAGCTCTTGCCGGTGGTTTTGATTCATTTGAAGGAACAACCAGAGCGCAGTATTTTCATGATGATGGCGACGGAATTACATTTTATGAAAAAGCAATGCGTTATGGATCGAAGTTTCAGGAAAATGAAAATTCCTCTCAGGTAAGTTTATTTGGGGAAACCAGCGAAGTACAAATTGCAGAACCAGTTGTGCCTCCATGCGAGGACTGGAGTACAATGGAAAAACTGGCCAAAGAAAAAGAAGTTGTCGGAATTTATATTTCTGGACATCCTCTGGACGATTTTAGATTTGAAATGAAATACTTCTGTAATGCCCGATTAGAAGCATTAAAAAGTATGAATGAATATGTGGGTAAAAATTTGAACTTCGCCGGAATCATTAATAACGTACAGCACCGTGTAGCTAAAAATGGAAAAGGCTGGGCTGTATTTAATTTAGAAGGATATGACGAAAGTTATGAGTTTAAAATTTTTGGTGAAGAATATTTAAAATTCCGTCATTTCCTGATTCAGAATAATTTTGCCTACATAAAGATATTGATAAAAGACGGTTGGGTAAATCATGACACAGGTAAAAAATCTGAACCGAGGATGCAGTTTGTAGAGATACGACAACTGCAGGATATTTTAGAAGCTTTTGCTAAGAAACTAATTGTCCTATTAAATATTAAAGATATTCAGGCAGAATTTATTCATAAACTGAGTCATTTGTTTAACGAGAACAAGGGAGATAATTCTGTGACTTTTGAAATCATGGAATTAGAAAAGATAAAACGATTAGTTGAGGTAGAAACACCAACAGATTTTGAACCCGATGATGCCGTTTTTGAAGATGAAAATGAAAACGAAGATGAAGTACTTGAAAGTACAAAAGTGCAAGAGGTAAATGAGGTTGAAGAAATAAAAGTCGTGACGAAATTAACTATGCCAAGTCGTCGTTTAAAAGTGAGAATTTCAACTGAATTATTGCAGGAATTGGAGAAAATGCAGATCAATTTTAAATTGAACTAA
- a CDS encoding outer membrane beta-barrel protein, producing MKKNLFLLGLLVCSMATMAQTEKADKPESWYFKLGGSYFIQTAATEFPIVNGALPNTDVYAADGTTLLSRETNHGSFGEGFRTGITAGYRFTARLGVEMGINYFSSASKTMVQTTNRLVAAGPTFASGKAVGKIEAFDVAPALVLFLGESHGFEPYTKVGVIVPIHGDLTIETTRTYTNPAGVVNSYAKDVVKPNPTVGFLAALGTSYKLGKHIAVFAELEYRNFTVHGKSKETEVYTENGVDKLNTPTSFRPDASYSASHVDYVKQLNTGSNHYLFNPNTATTNIPTDTTRPNDAMNDISSYVGISGLGLTFGLKYSL from the coding sequence ATGAAAAAGAACCTATTTTTATTAGGATTATTAGTTTGCTCTATGGCCACAATGGCGCAAACAGAAAAAGCAGATAAACCAGAAAGCTGGTATTTTAAACTAGGTGGATCTTATTTTATTCAAACAGCAGCTACAGAGTTTCCAATTGTAAATGGTGCATTGCCAAATACAGATGTTTATGCCGCAGATGGTACAACATTACTTTCAAGAGAAACAAATCACGGCTCATTTGGGGAAGGATTTCGTACAGGTATAACTGCAGGATATCGTTTTACAGCTCGTTTGGGAGTTGAAATGGGAATTAATTATTTTAGCAGTGCTAGTAAAACTATGGTTCAAACCACTAATAGATTAGTTGCTGCTGGACCTACTTTTGCTAGTGGAAAAGCAGTTGGGAAAATTGAAGCTTTTGATGTTGCTCCAGCTCTTGTATTGTTTTTAGGAGAATCTCACGGCTTTGAACCTTATACGAAAGTAGGAGTTATTGTACCTATACACGGAGATTTAACAATCGAAACTACTAGAACTTACACTAATCCTGCGGGAGTTGTCAATAGTTATGCTAAAGATGTAGTAAAACCAAATCCAACAGTAGGGTTTTTGGCAGCTTTAGGAACATCATATAAATTAGGTAAGCACATAGCTGTTTTTGCAGAATTAGAGTACCGTAACTTTACTGTTCATGGTAAAAGTAAAGAAACAGAGGTATATACTGAAAATGGTGTAGACAAATTAAACACGCCTACATCTTTCCGTCCAGACGCTTCTTATTCTGCTAGTCATGTTGATTACGTTAAGCAATTAAACACAGGGTCTAATCACTATTTGTTTAATCCAAATACTGCAACAACAAATATTCCTACTGATACAACTAGACCTAATGATGCTATGAATGATATTAGTTCGTATGTTGGGATCTCTGGATTAGGGTTGACTTTCGGTCTTAAATACAGCTTGTAA
- a CDS encoding Gfo/Idh/MocA family oxidoreductase: MKIIKWGIIGCGNVTEVKSGPAFQKAPNSALVAVMRRDAALAEDYAKRHNVPKWYSNAADLINDPEVDAVYIATPPSSHKEYTILCAKAGKPVYVEKPMALTFEECNEMISVCKEHNVPLFVAYYRRALPRFLKIKEIIDQGKLGTIRHVNCVLYHPFEQRYDDEINLPWTVLPHISGGGIFVDLACHTLDFLDFALGPIKSVRGHATSQLQAYPAEDAVSMSFLFENGIHGSGLWNFASFERYDNTEIVGDKGKISFSTFGNDPLHIQYADGEKESITIENPLHIQQPFIETVIAELLGEGASPSKGISGSRTTWVIDEVLKEFRNSSK, translated from the coding sequence ATGAAAATTATAAAATGGGGAATTATAGGCTGTGGGAATGTAACCGAAGTAAAAAGCGGACCCGCTTTTCAGAAAGCCCCAAACTCTGCTTTAGTTGCTGTAATGCGAAGAGATGCCGCACTTGCTGAAGATTATGCAAAACGCCATAATGTTCCGAAATGGTACTCAAACGCCGCAGATTTAATAAACGATCCAGAAGTCGATGCTGTTTATATCGCAACTCCTCCATCATCTCATAAAGAATATACTATTTTATGTGCCAAAGCCGGAAAACCAGTTTATGTTGAAAAACCAATGGCGCTGACTTTTGAAGAATGTAATGAAATGATCAGCGTTTGCAAAGAACATAATGTTCCGTTGTTTGTTGCTTATTATAGAAGAGCTTTACCGCGTTTCTTAAAAATAAAAGAAATTATCGACCAAGGAAAATTAGGAACAATAAGACATGTAAACTGTGTTTTATATCATCCTTTTGAACAGCGCTATGATGATGAAATCAATCTTCCGTGGACTGTTCTGCCTCACATTTCCGGGGGTGGAATTTTTGTTGATTTAGCGTGTCATACTCTAGATTTTCTAGATTTCGCCTTAGGTCCGATAAAATCAGTTCGCGGTCATGCAACTTCTCAATTACAAGCTTATCCTGCTGAAGATGCTGTTTCGATGTCGTTTTTATTCGAAAACGGAATTCACGGATCTGGTCTATGGAATTTTGCCAGTTTTGAACGTTATGATAATACTGAAATTGTGGGTGATAAAGGAAAAATTTCTTTCTCAACTTTTGGCAATGATCCTTTGCATATTCAATATGCAGATGGAGAAAAAGAAAGTATTACGATAGAAAATCCATTACATATTCAACAGCCATTTATAGAAACTGTGATTGCTGAACTTTTAGGAGAAGGCGCTTCTCCATCAAAAGGGATTTCTGGCTCAAGAACGACTTGGGTTATTGATGAAGTTTTGAAAGAGTTTAGAAATTCTTCAAAATAA
- a CDS encoding prolyl oligopeptidase family serine peptidase — MKKTFLLMTLTTAGISFGQLKYPETKKGETVDVYFDTKVSDPYRWLEDDKSAETGAWVKAENEVTYGYLDKIPFREELKKRMEKLWNYEKIGAPFKEGKFTYYSKNNGLQNQSVVYRKDANGKEEVFLDPNTFSKDGTTSLGGLDFSKDGNKAAYSISEGGSDWRKVIIIDALSKKVLEDTLVDVKFSGVSWHGNEGFYYSSYDKPKGSELSAKTDQHKLYFHKLGTSQKEDKVIFGADQKRRYVSGYVTEDDHFLIISAANSTYGNELYIKDLTKPNSPIVTIVDNFNSSNSIIENEGTKLFIETDLNAPNVRVVTVDAANPKVENWKDFIKETENVLSPSTGAGYFFANYTKDAVSFVQQYDYNGKLVREIKLPAVGTAGGFGGKKEEKILYYSFTNYTTPGSIYSFEPKSGKSEVYQKPKVDFKSEDYESKQVFYNSKDGTKVPMIITYKKGIKLDGKNPTILYGYGGFNISLTPSFSIANAVWMENGGVYAVANLRGGGEYGKKWHDAGTKLQKQNVFDDFIAAAEYLIAQKYTSSDYLAIRGGSNGGLLVGATMTQRPDLMKVALPAVGVMDMLRYNAFTAGAGWAFDYGTAQDNKEMFEYLKGYSPVHNVKKGTHYPATMVTTGDHDDRVVPAHSFKFASELQEKQTGENPVLIRIDVKAGHGAGKSVAASIQENVDIQAFTLYNMGFKALPKK; from the coding sequence ATGAAAAAAACATTTTTATTAATGACACTTACAACCGCAGGAATTTCATTCGGGCAGCTAAAATACCCTGAAACAAAAAAAGGAGAAACTGTTGATGTATATTTTGATACCAAAGTAAGCGATCCGTACCGCTGGCTTGAAGACGACAAATCTGCAGAAACTGGAGCTTGGGTAAAAGCTGAAAATGAAGTTACTTATGGATATTTAGATAAAATTCCGTTTCGTGAAGAACTTAAAAAACGAATGGAAAAACTATGGAACTATGAAAAAATAGGTGCTCCTTTTAAAGAAGGAAAGTTTACTTATTATTCTAAAAATAATGGTCTTCAAAACCAATCTGTTGTTTATAGAAAAGATGCAAATGGAAAAGAAGAAGTTTTCTTAGATCCGAATACATTTTCTAAAGACGGAACAACTTCTCTTGGAGGTTTAGATTTCTCTAAAGACGGAAACAAAGCCGCTTATTCTATCTCTGAAGGAGGAAGTGACTGGAGAAAAGTAATTATAATTGATGCTCTTTCTAAAAAAGTTTTAGAAGATACTTTAGTTGATGTAAAATTCAGCGGGGTTTCTTGGCACGGAAATGAAGGTTTTTATTACTCAAGTTATGACAAACCTAAAGGAAGTGAATTATCTGCCAAAACAGATCAGCATAAATTGTATTTTCATAAACTGGGAACTTCTCAAAAAGAGGATAAAGTAATTTTTGGTGCAGATCAAAAAAGAAGATATGTAAGCGGTTATGTTACCGAAGATGATCATTTTTTAATTATTTCTGCTGCCAATTCTACTTATGGAAATGAATTGTACATCAAAGATTTGACGAAACCTAATAGTCCAATTGTTACGATTGTAGATAATTTCAATAGTTCAAACTCAATTATTGAAAATGAGGGAACTAAGTTATTTATAGAAACTGACTTAAATGCTCCAAACGTACGCGTAGTTACTGTAGATGCTGCAAATCCGAAGGTGGAAAACTGGAAAGATTTTATCAAAGAAACTGAAAATGTTTTATCTCCTTCAACTGGAGCAGGATACTTCTTTGCTAATTATACAAAGGATGCTGTTTCATTTGTACAACAATATGATTACAACGGAAAATTGGTTCGCGAAATCAAACTTCCTGCTGTTGGAACTGCAGGCGGATTTGGCGGCAAAAAAGAAGAAAAGATTTTGTATTACAGCTTTACAAATTACACAACTCCAGGAAGTATTTATTCTTTTGAACCAAAATCTGGTAAATCAGAAGTATATCAAAAACCAAAAGTTGATTTCAAAAGTGAAGATTACGAGTCTAAACAAGTATTCTACAATTCAAAAGACGGCACAAAAGTTCCAATGATTATTACTTATAAAAAAGGAATCAAATTAGACGGTAAAAACCCAACTATACTTTACGGTTACGGCGGATTCAATATTAGTTTAACTCCAAGTTTCAGTATAGCAAATGCTGTTTGGATGGAAAATGGAGGTGTTTATGCAGTTGCCAATTTAAGAGGTGGCGGCGAGTACGGTAAAAAATGGCATGATGCAGGAACAAAATTGCAAAAACAAAATGTATTTGATGATTTTATTGCTGCGGCAGAATACTTAATTGCTCAAAAATATACTTCATCAGATTATCTAGCTATTCGCGGAGGATCGAACGGAGGTTTATTAGTTGGAGCAACTATGACGCAGCGTCCTGATTTAATGAAAGTGGCTTTACCAGCGGTTGGAGTTATGGATATGCTTCGCTACAATGCTTTTACAGCTGGTGCAGGATGGGCTTTTGATTATGGAACTGCTCAAGACAACAAAGAAATGTTTGAATACTTAAAAGGATATTCTCCTGTTCATAATGTTAAAAAAGGAACTCATTATCCTGCAACAATGGTAACTACAGGTGATCATGATGATCGTGTGGTTCCAGCGCATAGTTTCAAATTTGCTTCTGAATTACAAGAAAAACAGACAGGAGAAAATCCGGTATTAATTAGAATTGATGTTAAAGCTGGTCACGGTGCAGGAAAATCTGTTGCTGCTTCGATACAAGAAAATGTAGACATTCAAGCTTTCACACTTTACAATATGGGTTTTAAAGCTTTACCGAAAAAGTAA
- a CDS encoding TonB-dependent receptor, producing MKKIVITLILGFSSILTAQNSVSGIVTDAQNQPLPGVSVYAPELHKGTTTDVNGKYELKNLPNGSLRIAFSYVGYANQNQTIAKLVKENTLDIILLESVLEMDEVVVSTPFNKLQSQNVMKIEHESIKTLQQKGTSTLIEGLATIPGVSQISTGTSIGKPVIRGLSGNRVLVYSQGVRIENQQFGDEHGLGLNDAGIESVEVIKGPASLLYGSDALGGVLYFNPEKFADAGDFKANFSQKYFTNTQGSNSSIGLKTSTDNWKFLVRGSYNTHSDYKIADGDRVTNSRYNETDFKTGIGYSNSTFSSVLRYNYNKLDIGIPEDGIAEQSSSKDTQFPRQGIFNHLLSLNNVIFFENSKLDVDLGYIANDRSEFEDSNEASLHMKLNTFNYNAKYHLPKFGKIETIFGVQGMHQTNKNSGEEYLIPDATTNDFGVFGTANYEWDNSVIQAGLRFDNRNITSIAHGTEGEEGYFQALDRSFDSFNASLGYKTKLAEPLTLRLNVATGFRAPNLAELTSNGVHEGTNRYEIGNANLKTEQNVQTDLNLEYKNTHFEFFVNGFYNHVNNYIYTSPTGDVLDDNDVFAYVQDNAKLFGGEVGLHFHPHPLDWLHFETSFETVTGKKDNDDYLPLIPANNWNNTLRTEFNIKDWLSEGFASLNVSSTFSQDNVSGFETASKGYTLVNLGFGGTVKLGKTAFDINLNGNNLFDKKYIAHLSRLKTDGIPNIGRNIVLGVNFNL from the coding sequence ATGAAAAAAATTGTAATTACCCTTATTTTAGGGTTCTCGAGCATTCTTACTGCTCAAAATTCGGTTTCAGGTATTGTAACCGATGCTCAAAATCAGCCATTACCAGGAGTTTCAGTTTACGCACCTGAATTACATAAAGGAACAACAACAGATGTGAACGGAAAATACGAATTAAAAAATCTTCCAAACGGGAGTCTTCGCATTGCTTTTTCTTATGTTGGATATGCTAATCAGAATCAAACTATTGCGAAATTAGTAAAGGAAAACACCCTTGATATTATTCTTTTAGAATCTGTTTTAGAAATGGATGAAGTGGTTGTTTCTACGCCTTTTAATAAATTGCAATCGCAAAACGTAATGAAAATTGAGCACGAAAGCATTAAAACATTACAGCAAAAAGGTACCTCAACTTTAATTGAAGGTTTAGCAACAATTCCTGGAGTTTCTCAGATTTCGACTGGAACTTCTATCGGAAAACCAGTAATTCGCGGACTTAGCGGTAATCGTGTTTTAGTATATTCTCAAGGCGTTCGTATCGAAAATCAGCAGTTTGGAGACGAACATGGTTTAGGTTTAAATGATGCCGGAATCGAAAGTGTCGAGGTTATAAAAGGACCAGCTTCCTTATTATATGGTTCTGATGCTTTGGGAGGAGTTTTATACTTTAATCCAGAAAAATTTGCTGATGCTGGTGATTTTAAAGCTAATTTCAGTCAAAAATATTTCACTAATACGCAGGGAAGTAATTCTTCTATCGGATTAAAAACTTCGACAGATAATTGGAAATTCTTAGTTCGTGGAAGTTACAACACACATTCTGATTACAAAATTGCCGATGGCGACCGCGTAACCAATTCGCGTTACAATGAAACTGATTTTAAAACTGGAATTGGATATAGCAACTCTACTTTCTCTAGTGTTTTAAGATACAATTACAACAAACTAGATATCGGAATTCCAGAAGATGGAATTGCAGAACAATCTTCAAGCAAAGACACTCAATTTCCGAGACAAGGAATTTTTAATCATTTATTGAGTTTGAATAATGTAATCTTTTTTGAAAACTCAAAATTAGATGTTGACTTAGGTTATATCGCTAATGATAGAAGCGAATTTGAAGACAGTAACGAGGCTTCTCTTCACATGAAATTGAATACTTTCAACTATAATGCAAAATATCATTTACCTAAATTCGGAAAAATCGAAACTATTTTTGGAGTTCAGGGAATGCATCAAACCAATAAAAATTCTGGTGAAGAATATTTAATTCCAGATGCTACAACCAATGATTTTGGCGTTTTTGGAACTGCGAATTACGAATGGGATAATAGTGTTATTCAAGCCGGATTGCGTTTTGATAACAGAAATATTACTTCAATTGCTCACGGAACTGAAGGCGAAGAAGGCTATTTTCAAGCTTTAGATAGATCGTTTGACAGTTTTAATGCTTCTTTGGGATATAAAACAAAACTGGCAGAACCGTTGACGCTTCGTTTAAATGTGGCAACTGGTTTTAGAGCACCAAACTTAGCTGAATTAACTTCAAACGGTGTTCACGAAGGAACAAATCGTTATGAAATTGGAAATGCTAATTTGAAAACAGAACAAAACGTTCAGACTGATTTGAACTTAGAATACAAAAATACACATTTCGAATTCTTTGTTAACGGATTTTACAATCACGTAAACAATTATATTTATACCTCTCCAACTGGAGACGTTTTAGATGATAATGATGTTTTTGCTTATGTTCAAGATAATGCAAAATTGTTTGGAGGCGAAGTTGGTTTACACTTTCATCCGCATCCTTTAGATTGGTTACATTTTGAAACTAGTTTTGAAACTGTAACAGGTAAAAAAGACAATGATGATTATCTGCCTTTAATTCCTGCTAACAATTGGAACAACACGCTTAGAACTGAATTTAATATCAAAGATTGGTTAAGCGAAGGTTTTGCTTCATTAAATGTTTCGTCTACTTTCAGCCAAGATAATGTAAGCGGATTTGAAACTGCTTCTAAAGGTTATACTTTAGTAAATTTAGGTTTTGGAGGAACTGTAAAACTAGGAAAAACAGCATTTGACATTAACTTAAACGGAAACAATTTATTTGATAAAAAATATATTGCACACCTTTCTAGATTAAAAACAGACGGAATTCCGAATATTGGAAGAAATATCGTTTTGGGAGTAAATTTTAATCTATAA